A single region of the Microcella sp. genome encodes:
- a CDS encoding LacI family DNA-binding transcriptional regulator — translation MTAPENPPQAPLPAESRAAVTLHDVAREAGVSLATASRSLNGSTRKVAEEYRQRVLAAAERLNYTPNLSAQAVARGSTRTVALLVADIADPYFSTIASGVGAAADEAQLLVTMAATERDPERELELVRTMRGQRPRVMILASSRRTDDPLAPALRAELEAFEQTGGRVVVISTNDLNFRTVLLDNAAGARDLALALADRGYRHVAVLAAPEGLVTSEDRLRGFTEGLAARGIELDPAAVVRTGFTRDGGYEGMQRLLAMGREIDLVFAVNDVMAVGALSAVRDAGLTPGVDIALAGFDDIPTVRDVTPPLSTVAIPLAEVGRRALAMALDEPAAGSHEPVATTVVLRASTPHRH, via the coding sequence GCCGGAGTCTCGCTAGCGACGGCCTCGCGCTCGCTCAACGGCAGCACGCGTAAGGTGGCCGAAGAGTATCGCCAGCGCGTGCTCGCTGCGGCAGAACGCCTTAACTACACGCCCAACCTCTCGGCCCAGGCCGTCGCTCGCGGCTCGACGCGCACCGTCGCCCTGCTGGTCGCCGATATCGCCGACCCCTACTTCTCGACCATCGCCTCGGGCGTCGGCGCAGCAGCCGACGAAGCGCAATTGCTCGTCACCATGGCGGCCACCGAGCGCGACCCCGAGCGCGAGCTCGAACTCGTGCGCACCATGCGCGGCCAACGGCCTCGCGTCATGATCCTCGCCAGTTCTCGCCGCACCGATGACCCGCTCGCTCCCGCCCTGCGGGCCGAGCTCGAGGCCTTCGAGCAGACGGGCGGGCGCGTCGTCGTCATCAGCACCAACGACTTGAACTTTCGCACCGTGCTGCTCGACAACGCCGCGGGTGCGCGCGACCTCGCCCTCGCACTCGCCGATCGCGGCTACCGCCACGTCGCCGTGCTCGCCGCACCCGAAGGGCTCGTGACCTCTGAAGACCGGCTGCGCGGATTCACCGAAGGGCTCGCTGCGCGCGGCATCGAGCTCGACCCTGCGGCAGTCGTGCGCACCGGGTTCACGCGCGATGGCGGATACGAGGGCATGCAGCGGCTGCTCGCGATGGGGCGTGAGATCGATCTCGTCTTCGCCGTGAACGATGTCATGGCGGTCGGCGCGCTCTCGGCGGTGCGCGATGCCGGGCTCACCCCCGGTGTCGATATCGCCCTCGCGGGCTTCGACGACATTCCGACCGTGCGCGACGTCACTCCTCCCCTGTCGACCGTCGCGATCCCGCTCGCCGAGGTGGGGCGCCGCGCACTGGCGATGGCGCTCGACGAACCGGCTGCCGGCAGCCATGAGCCCGTGGCGACGACGGTCGTGCTGCGAGCATCCACCCCGCACCGTCACTGA
- a CDS encoding Gfo/Idh/MocA family oxidoreductase: MNGASGRMGYRQHLVRSILAIRDEGGVELADGTRVQVEPMLVGRNEEKLAELAARHGIEHYSTDLDAALADPRWQIYADFLVTKARFAAIQKAIAAGKAIYTEKPTAESFDDALTLARLAADAGVKNGVVHDKLYLPGLQKLKRLIDSGFFGRILSVRGEFGYWVFEGDWHPSQRPSWNYRSEDGGGITVDMFPHWSYVLENLFGRVESVYSRAVTHIPSRVDEAGTPYAATADDAAYAVFELEGGIIAQLNSSWAVRVDRDELVQFQVDGTHGSAVVGLFGCKIQPRNATPKPVWNPDLVDEIDYDSTWVDVPTNEVFENGFKTQWQDFIRHVVDDAPHHYDFLAGARGMLLAEKGLESSRDGRRVDVPSVSVDSPVGAQIA, from the coding sequence ATGAACGGCGCCTCCGGGCGCATGGGCTACCGGCAGCACCTCGTGCGCTCGATTCTCGCGATTCGCGACGAGGGCGGCGTCGAGCTCGCCGACGGCACTCGCGTGCAGGTCGAGCCCATGCTCGTCGGCCGCAACGAAGAGAAGCTCGCCGAACTCGCCGCCCGCCATGGCATCGAGCACTACTCGACCGACCTCGACGCGGCGCTCGCCGACCCGCGCTGGCAGATCTACGCCGACTTTCTCGTCACCAAAGCCCGCTTCGCTGCCATCCAGAAGGCGATCGCCGCCGGCAAGGCGATCTACACCGAGAAGCCCACCGCCGAGTCGTTCGACGACGCCTTGACCCTCGCGCGCCTCGCCGCCGACGCCGGCGTCAAGAACGGCGTCGTGCACGACAAGCTCTACCTTCCTGGGCTGCAGAAGCTCAAGCGGCTCATCGACTCCGGCTTCTTCGGCCGCATTCTCAGCGTGCGCGGCGAGTTCGGCTACTGGGTCTTCGAAGGCGACTGGCACCCCTCGCAGCGCCCCAGCTGGAACTACCGCAGCGAAGACGGCGGCGGCATCACCGTCGACATGTTCCCGCACTGGAGCTACGTGCTCGAGAACCTGTTCGGCCGGGTCGAGTCGGTCTACTCGCGCGCCGTCACCCACATTCCCTCGCGCGTCGACGAAGCCGGCACGCCGTACGCCGCCACCGCCGACGACGCCGCCTACGCCGTGTTCGAACTCGAGGGCGGCATCATCGCGCAGCTCAACTCGAGCTGGGCGGTGCGCGTCGACCGCGACGAGCTCGTGCAGTTTCAGGTCGATGGCACGCACGGCTCTGCCGTCGTCGGGCTCTTCGGCTGCAAGATCCAACCGCGCAACGCGACCCCGAAGCCCGTGTGGAACCCCGACCTCGTCGACGAGATCGACTACGACTCGACGTGGGTCGACGTGCCCACCAACGAGGTCTTCGAGAACGGCTTCAAGACGCAGTGGCAAGACTTCATCCGCCACGTCGTCGACGACGCCCCCCACCACTACGACTTCTTGGCCGGAGCTCGCGGCATGCTACTCGCCGAGAAGGGCCTCGAGTCGTCGCGCGACGGTCGGCGGGTCGACGTGCCCAGTGTCAGCGTCGACTCGCCGGTCGGCGCGCAGATCGCGTAG
- a CDS encoding dihydrodipicolinate synthase family protein produces MDALTLVSAEGAVSSIPLAEAPALTRPTSPLRSRVAYAAAHVVPKAHAENVPGHPADIDWDSTLAFRHHLWSWGLGVADAMDTAQRNMGLDAAATRELVRRSAHEARSVGGAVVVGVNTDHVDEPTISLTAVIDAYRQQLHETEEAGAGVVLMASRHLARVAEHADDYVRVYDAVLQHATTPVVLHWLGTAFDPQLAGYFGSDDTEAATRTLLRIIEAHPDTVRGVKMSLLDADAEIAVRAALPAHARMLTGDDFHYVSLIEGDGSHHSDALLGAFAALGPLASAAIQRLDADDVDGYRRLLGPTEELSRQIFAAPTWFYKTGVAFLAWLNGHQPAFSMVGGLHAGRSVPHLSRIVELANGCGALERPELALRRWHHLLATHGISS; encoded by the coding sequence ATGGATGCCCTGACTCTGGTCTCGGCCGAGGGAGCCGTGTCGAGCATCCCGCTCGCCGAGGCACCCGCGCTGACCCGCCCGACCTCGCCGCTGCGCAGTCGCGTGGCCTACGCCGCCGCGCACGTCGTGCCGAAAGCGCACGCCGAGAACGTGCCCGGCCACCCCGCCGACATCGACTGGGATTCCACTCTCGCCTTCCGCCACCACCTGTGGTCGTGGGGGCTCGGAGTGGCCGACGCGATGGATACCGCGCAGCGCAACATGGGACTCGACGCCGCCGCCACCCGCGAGCTCGTGCGCCGCAGCGCTCACGAGGCGCGCAGCGTCGGCGGTGCGGTCGTCGTGGGCGTCAACACCGATCACGTCGATGAGCCGACGATCTCGCTGACCGCCGTCATCGATGCCTATCGACAGCAGCTGCACGAGACCGAAGAGGCCGGGGCGGGCGTGGTGCTCATGGCCAGTCGGCACCTCGCGCGCGTCGCCGAGCACGCCGACGACTACGTGCGCGTCTACGACGCGGTGCTACAGCACGCCACGACTCCCGTCGTGCTGCACTGGCTCGGCACAGCTTTCGACCCGCAGCTCGCCGGCTACTTCGGCAGTGACGACACCGAGGCGGCGACCCGCACGCTGCTGCGCATCATCGAGGCGCACCCCGACACGGTGCGTGGCGTCAAAATGAGCCTGCTCGATGCTGACGCCGAGATCGCGGTGCGCGCCGCCCTGCCGGCGCACGCTCGCATGCTCACGGGCGACGACTTTCACTACGTGAGCCTCATCGAGGGCGACGGCAGCCACCACTCCGACGCCCTGCTCGGCGCGTTCGCAGCGCTCGGGCCGCTCGCCTCCGCCGCCATCCAGCGGCTCGACGCCGACGACGTCGACGGCTACCGTCGACTGCTCGGCCCGACCGAAGAGCTCTCGCGGCAGATCTTCGCCGCACCCACGTGGTTCTACAAGACGGGCGTCGCCTTTCTCGCCTGGCTCAACGGCCATCAGCCCGCATTCTCGATGGTCGGCGGCTTGCACGCCGGTCGCAGTGTTCCGCATCTCTCGCGCATCGTCGAGCTCGCGAACGGCTGCGGAGCACTCGAGCGCCCCGAGCTCGCCCTGCGCCGGTGGCACCACCTGCTCGCCACGCACGGAATCTCGTCGTGA
- a CDS encoding sugar phosphate isomerase/epimerase, which translates to MSIRRLSLNQATIKHADLATALAVTSGAGIESIGLWREPVAAVGLATAATMLADSGLRFSSLCRTGFVTDAEGPARRAAIDENRRGIDETAALAAAGAPGSAAVLVIVAGGLPEGSRDLIGARERVAEALDELAPHAAAAGVTLAIEPLHPMYASDRAVVSTLAQALDLASPFAPETVGVVIDSFHVWWDPALLPSIARAGAEGRIASYQACDWRTPLPADVLLSRVYPGEGMIDFGPMTRAVEHARYRGDIEVELFHAEIWADDPAAVAASTVRGFAAAVAPHLADSTS; encoded by the coding sequence GTGAGCATCCGGCGCCTGTCGCTCAACCAGGCCACCATCAAGCACGCCGACCTCGCGACAGCACTCGCCGTGACCTCCGGTGCGGGCATCGAGTCGATCGGCCTCTGGCGCGAACCCGTCGCAGCGGTGGGTCTCGCGACTGCTGCCACCATGCTCGCCGACAGCGGACTGCGCTTCTCGAGCCTGTGCCGCACGGGGTTCGTGACCGATGCCGAAGGGCCGGCTCGACGCGCGGCCATCGATGAGAACCGGCGCGGCATCGACGAGACCGCCGCTCTCGCGGCTGCGGGGGCGCCCGGCTCGGCCGCCGTGCTCGTCATCGTCGCCGGCGGGCTGCCCGAAGGCTCGCGAGACCTCATCGGGGCTCGCGAGCGCGTCGCCGAGGCACTCGACGAACTCGCGCCGCACGCGGCCGCGGCAGGGGTCACGCTCGCCATCGAACCGCTGCACCCGATGTATGCGAGCGACCGCGCCGTCGTCTCGACGCTCGCCCAGGCGCTCGACCTCGCCTCGCCGTTCGCCCCCGAGACGGTGGGCGTGGTGATTGACAGCTTTCACGTCTGGTGGGACCCGGCACTGCTGCCGAGCATTGCGCGCGCCGGCGCTGAAGGCCGCATCGCGAGCTATCAGGCCTGCGACTGGCGCACTCCGCTGCCCGCCGACGTCTTGCTGTCGCGCGTCTACCCCGGCGAGGGCATGATCGACTTCGGCCCCATGACCCGCGCCGTCGAGCACGCGCGCTACCGCGGCGACATTGAGGTCGAATTGTTCCATGCCGAGATCTGGGCCGATGACCCTGCCGCGGTGGCGGCCAGCACGGTGCGCGGCTTCGCGGCGGCCGTCGCCCCCCACCTGGCAGACTCGACGTCATGA
- a CDS encoding alpha-N-arabinofuranosidase, which produces MSAARITAHPAFVTGAIDRRIFGSFVEHLGRAVYTGIYEPGHPAADAEGWRTDVAELTRELGTTVVRYPGGNFVSNYRWEDGVGPRESRPTRIDLAWRTIEPNAIGTDDFVRWCALTGTEPMMAVNLGTRGAAEAADLVEYCNTPGGTTLSELRRANGADAPHDIRLWCLGNEMDGPWQIGHRTADDYGRLASQAAQAMRRVDPTIELVACGSSGREMATFGEWERVVLEHVFDDVEYISVHAYYQERDGDRASFLASGASFEAFFHEVIATADAVAARRHSSKRIKLSVDEWNVWYIDDFAGETNLELAERPRLIEDVYSALDAVVVGDLLTTLVRNADRVAVACLAQLVNVIAPIMTEPGGEAWRQTTFYPVALLAQHARGVALDARLDAPRLTTAKHGEVDALSAAVVWNSEAGELVLSITNRSTESVSTALDHVGFTDVELIEAVTLVADDEGPRRTAAEVADAAPRPLEGVVAGEHSTSLTLPPESWSLVRLRASA; this is translated from the coding sequence ATGAGTGCAGCACGCATCACCGCCCACCCCGCGTTCGTCACCGGGGCGATCGACCGCCGCATCTTCGGGTCGTTCGTCGAGCACCTCGGCCGGGCCGTCTACACGGGCATCTACGAGCCCGGCCACCCCGCAGCCGATGCCGAGGGCTGGCGCACCGATGTCGCCGAGCTCACTCGAGAGCTGGGCACCACGGTCGTGCGATACCCGGGCGGAAACTTCGTGTCGAACTATCGGTGGGAAGACGGGGTGGGGCCGCGAGAGTCCCGACCGACCCGCATCGACCTCGCCTGGCGCACGATCGAACCGAATGCGATCGGCACCGACGACTTCGTGCGGTGGTGCGCACTGACGGGCACCGAGCCCATGATGGCAGTCAACCTCGGCACGCGAGGGGCGGCCGAAGCCGCCGATCTGGTCGAGTACTGCAACACGCCAGGCGGCACCACGCTCAGCGAGCTGCGGCGCGCAAACGGCGCAGACGCACCGCACGACATCAGGCTGTGGTGCCTCGGCAACGAGATGGACGGCCCGTGGCAGATCGGGCACCGCACGGCCGACGACTACGGCCGGCTCGCGAGCCAGGCAGCGCAGGCGATGCGCCGAGTCGACCCGACCATCGAGCTCGTCGCGTGCGGCAGCAGCGGTCGAGAGATGGCGACGTTCGGCGAGTGGGAGCGCGTCGTGCTCGAGCACGTCTTCGACGACGTCGAGTACATCTCGGTGCACGCCTACTATCAAGAGCGCGACGGCGACCGCGCGAGCTTTCTCGCCTCGGGCGCCTCGTTCGAAGCGTTCTTTCACGAGGTCATCGCGACGGCAGACGCGGTCGCGGCGAGGCGTCACTCGAGCAAGCGCATCAAGCTCTCGGTCGACGAGTGGAATGTCTGGTACATCGACGACTTCGCGGGCGAGACCAATCTCGAGCTGGCCGAGCGGCCCCGGCTCATCGAAGACGTCTACTCGGCTCTCGACGCCGTCGTCGTCGGCGACCTGCTGACGACGCTCGTGCGCAACGCCGACCGCGTCGCCGTCGCCTGCCTCGCGCAGCTCGTGAACGTCATCGCACCGATCATGACCGAGCCCGGCGGCGAGGCGTGGCGGCAGACGACGTTCTATCCGGTGGCGCTGCTGGCCCAGCATGCGCGGGGCGTGGCATTGGATGCTCGACTCGACGCACCGCGACTGACCACCGCGAAGCACGGCGAGGTCGACGCGCTCTCGGCCGCGGTGGTCTGGAACTCAGAGGCGGGCGAGCTCGTGCTCAGCATCACGAACCGTTCGACCGAGTCGGTCAGCACCGCCCTCGACCACGTCGGCTTCACCGACGTCGAGCTCATCGAGGCCGTGACCCTGGTCGCCGATGACGAGGGCCCCCGCCGCACGGCAGCCGAGGTGGCTGACGCTGCGCCTCGGCCCCTCGAGGGAGTCGTCGCGGGCGAGCACTCGACCTCGCTCACCCTGCCGCCCGAGAGTTGGAGCCTCGTGCGCCTGCGGGCGAGCGCCTGA
- a CDS encoding ABC transporter ATP-binding protein produces the protein MARQTLSDTAAAVQHAVDGRRAVRSVLRLLGIHRRRVLIAVAFFAVKDTPLWLMPVITAAIIDIVVDGGPVQSLALWAAIAVVALLQNYPGHVAYTRFFMGAVRAIGADLRNALAARLQELSIGFHARANSAIVQTKVVRDVENIEVMLQQTAHPMLSATMVLIGAVTMTAISVPQFLPVYALAIPLAVVLKAVLQRRSDARNETFRREVEHFSARVGEMATLMPITRAHGLESVARERVAAGAEGVRSAGFALDLLNGRFASLSWVSLQLLGVGCLVLAAWFSLTGLLPITPGEVVLLSSYFALLTTSTTGLLMLLPIIARGTESVRSIAEVLHEPDLERNEGRRAVDSVSGEIALERVSFRYPDAALHALDGIDLHIAAGETIAFVGSSGSGKSTLLNLVLGVVRPTGGRVLLDGVDMAELDVRTVRRHVSVVPQESVLFEGTVRDNVAYGLGEVDDERVERALRDANALEFVRSLPDDWNTVVGERGARLSGGQRQRLSIARALVRNPSILLLDEATSALDGESEAAIAEALARLMSGRTTLVVAHRLSTIRSADRIVVLEQGRIVEIGDHEQLLAAGGRYAELHRVQAP, from the coding sequence ATGGCCCGGCAAACGCTTTCCGACACTGCTGCCGCCGTGCAGCACGCCGTCGACGGACGCCGGGCGGTGCGCAGCGTGCTGCGCTTGCTGGGCATCCACCGTCGTCGCGTGCTCATCGCCGTCGCGTTCTTCGCCGTCAAAGACACGCCGCTCTGGCTCATGCCCGTCATCACGGCGGCCATCATCGACATCGTCGTCGACGGCGGCCCGGTGCAGTCGCTCGCACTCTGGGCCGCCATCGCTGTCGTCGCGCTGCTGCAGAACTATCCGGGCCATGTCGCGTACACCCGGTTCTTCATGGGCGCTGTGCGCGCCATCGGTGCAGACCTGCGCAACGCGCTCGCCGCGCGACTGCAAGAGCTCTCGATCGGGTTTCACGCGCGCGCAAACTCTGCGATCGTGCAGACCAAGGTGGTGCGCGATGTCGAGAACATCGAGGTGATGCTGCAGCAGACCGCCCACCCGATGCTCTCGGCCACCATGGTGCTCATCGGTGCCGTCACGATGACCGCGATCAGCGTGCCCCAGTTCTTGCCCGTCTACGCGCTCGCGATACCGCTGGCCGTCGTGCTGAAGGCTGTGCTGCAGCGCCGCAGCGATGCACGCAACGAGACCTTTCGACGCGAGGTCGAGCACTTCTCGGCGCGAGTGGGCGAGATGGCCACCCTCATGCCGATCACGCGAGCGCACGGCCTCGAGTCGGTGGCGCGCGAGCGCGTGGCCGCCGGGGCAGAAGGCGTGCGCAGCGCCGGCTTCGCTCTCGATCTGCTCAACGGTCGGTTCGCCTCGCTCTCATGGGTGAGCCTGCAGCTGCTCGGCGTCGGCTGCCTGGTGCTCGCCGCGTGGTTCTCGTTGACCGGCCTGCTGCCGATCACTCCCGGAGAAGTGGTGCTGCTTAGCTCGTACTTCGCGCTGCTCACGACGAGCACCACCGGACTGCTCATGCTGCTGCCGATCATCGCGCGCGGCACCGAGTCGGTGCGATCGATCGCCGAAGTGCTGCACGAGCCCGACCTCGAGCGCAATGAGGGCCGCCGTGCCGTCGACAGCGTCAGCGGCGAGATCGCGCTCGAGAGGGTGTCGTTCCGGTATCCGGATGCTGCGCTCCACGCCCTCGACGGCATCGACCTGCACATCGCCGCGGGTGAGACGATCGCGTTCGTCGGTTCATCTGGCTCGGGCAAGTCGACACTGCTCAACTTGGTGCTCGGGGTCGTGCGGCCGACCGGCGGCCGCGTGCTGCTCGACGGCGTCGACATGGCCGAGCTCGACGTGCGCACGGTGCGCAGGCACGTCTCGGTCGTTCCTCAAGAGTCGGTGCTGTTCGAAGGCACCGTGCGCGACAACGTGGCCTACGGTCTCGGCGAGGTCGACGACGAGCGCGTCGAGCGCGCACTGCGCGATGCGAACGCGCTCGAATTCGTGCGCTCGCTGCCCGACGACTGGAACACCGTGGTGGGCGAGCGCGGTGCACGGTTGTCAGGGGGCCAGCGGCAGCGGCTGTCGATCGCGCGGGCCCTCGTGCGCAACCCGAGCATTCTGCTGCTCGACGAGGCCACGAGCGCGCTCGACGGCGAGTCTGAAGCCGCCATCGCCGAAGCCCTCGCTCGCCTCATGTCTGGTCGCACGACGCTCGTGGTCGCCCACCGGTTGTCGACGATCCGCTCGGCAGACCGCATCGTCGTGCTCGAACAGGGCCGCATCGTCGAGATCGGCGACCATGAGCAGCTGCTCGCGGCAGGCGGCCGCTATGCCGAGCTGCACCGGGTGCAGGCGCCCTGA
- a CDS encoding saccharopine dehydrogenase C-terminal domain-containing protein, whose protein sequence is MRILLVGAGGVGDAIAKIAARRSFFETIIVSDYDISRAERTIARITAKHGPQGDRFVAAQIDASDAAVVEKVAREHAATHVMNAVEPKFVMPIFTGARAAGADYVDMAMSLSVPHPDEPHAKTGVKLGDEQFAVADEWQAAGRLALVGMGVEPGLSDVFARYAADHLFSEIDELGTRDGANLVVRDDEGNEIFAPSFSIWTTIEECLNPPVIWEKDKGWFTTPPFSEPEVFDFPEGIGEVECVNVEHEEVLLMPRWVDAKRVTFKYGLGDEFIGILKTLNQLGLDKTEPLRVRSANGPVEVAPRDVVAAGLPDPATLGPRMTGKTCAGLWVTGTGVDGSPRDVYLYHVSDNEWTMAEYEAQCVVWQTALNPVIALELLATGAWSGAGVLGPEAFDAEPFLDLMARPEAEGGYGQAWGLQERTPAH, encoded by the coding sequence ATGAGAATACTGCTGGTCGGCGCCGGAGGCGTCGGAGACGCCATCGCCAAGATCGCTGCCCGTCGATCGTTCTTCGAGACGATCATCGTGAGCGACTACGACATCAGCCGCGCCGAGCGCACGATCGCCCGGATCACGGCGAAGCACGGCCCGCAGGGCGACCGGTTCGTCGCCGCCCAGATCGATGCCTCAGACGCGGCCGTGGTCGAGAAGGTCGCCCGTGAGCACGCAGCCACCCACGTCATGAACGCTGTCGAGCCGAAGTTCGTCATGCCGATCTTCACGGGCGCGAGAGCGGCAGGCGCCGACTACGTCGACATGGCGATGAGCCTGTCGGTGCCGCACCCCGACGAGCCGCATGCGAAGACCGGCGTCAAGCTCGGCGACGAGCAGTTCGCCGTCGCCGACGAGTGGCAGGCTGCCGGGCGCCTCGCGCTCGTCGGCATGGGCGTCGAGCCGGGGCTCAGCGACGTGTTCGCGCGCTACGCCGCCGACCACCTCTTCAGCGAGATCGATGAGCTCGGCACGCGCGACGGCGCCAACCTGGTCGTGCGCGACGACGAGGGCAACGAGATCTTCGCTCCATCGTTCAGCATCTGGACGACCATCGAAGAATGCCTCAACCCTCCCGTCATCTGGGAGAAAGACAAGGGCTGGTTCACGACGCCGCCGTTCAGCGAGCCCGAGGTCTTCGACTTTCCCGAGGGCATCGGCGAAGTCGAGTGCGTCAACGTCGAGCACGAAGAAGTGCTGCTCATGCCGCGCTGGGTCGACGCCAAGCGCGTCACCTTCAAGTACGGGCTCGGCGACGAGTTCATCGGCATTCTCAAGACGCTCAACCAGCTGGGGCTCGACAAGACCGAGCCCCTTCGCGTGCGGTCTGCGAACGGCCCCGTCGAGGTGGCCCCGCGCGACGTCGTCGCCGCCGGCCTGCCCGACCCTGCCACGCTCGGCCCACGGATGACCGGCAAGACCTGTGCGGGCCTCTGGGTCACCGGCACCGGAGTCGACGGCTCGCCCCGCGATGTCTACCTGTATCACGTGAGCGACAACGAGTGGACGATGGCCGAGTACGAGGCTCAGTGCGTCGTCTGGCAGACCGCGCTCAACCCCGTCATCGCCCTCGAGCTGCTCGCCACCGGCGCCTGGAGCGGCGCAGGCGTGCTCGGCCCCGAAGCCTTCGACGCCGAGCCGTTTCTCGACCTCATGGCGAGGCCCGAGGCCGAGGGCGGCTACGGCCAGGCCTGGGGCCTCCAAGAGCGCACGCCCGCCCACTGA